One stretch of Malus domestica chromosome 14, GDT2T_hap1 DNA includes these proteins:
- the LOC114820994 gene encoding probable mediator of RNA polymerase II transcription subunit 26b — protein MATNSGSLNYWRDYFRTANSDIFDIIDHAIVVAASDCPTELRLRRDRIAERLFSSRLTRWCSGCEKQVELATVPGGDGEGDDDEGGSDDVHRGCKSGFDGGGGEVEGGGSKESKVNSSSRDDEGGLSSDSYGLAEALTDEIEQESQTLGEVFRIRDMFLDYEQESDTVLFDSLRKLQLMALNVETLEATEIGKAVSGLKKHGSKQIRHLARELVSGWKGMVDEWVNATAAIASTKTMSDSVNPSFDDEEGLPSPPLDEAFLANQTTTIELSQFFDGMDDDGNPRNNGEFTEYRENGRKREVEKENTIKQNQQYSNEANVLLKGNKNEQVKKREVVKPNKPSNTHYGPGRPPKVSMDQKLNSETKIEQKTDKVAIQKRQHAGQQNKFKCSDEVAVQVKLEATKRKLQERYQQAENAKRQRTVQVMELHDLPKQGLARRNPHGRPGNQNRHWAHGRR, from the exons ATGGCGACCAACTCCGGGTCACTGAATTATTGGAGGGATTACTTTCGGACTGCAAACTCTGATATTTTTGATATAATCGACCATGCGATCGTGGTGGCGGCTTCCGATTGCCCCACGGAGTTGAGATTGCGGCGGGATCGGATAGCAGAGCGGTTGTTTTCCAGCAGATTGACCCGGTGGTGTTCGGGTTGCGAAAAACAAGTCGAATTGGCCACCGTGCCTGGCGGCGATGGAGAAGGAGATGACGACGAAGGCGGCAGCGACGATGTGCACAGAGGGTGTAAAAGTGGGTTTGATGGAGGTGGAGGGGAAGTCGAGGGCGGTGGCAGTAAAGAGAGCAAGGTGAATAGCAGCAGCAGAGATGATGAGGGCGGGCTTAGCAGCGACAGCTATGGATTGGCTGAGGCCTTGACTGATGAGATTGAGCAAGAGTCTCAAACTCTTGGGGAGGTCTTCAGGATTAGAGACATGTTTCTTGATTACGAACAAGAG TCTGATACGGTATTGTTTGACTCTTTGAGGAAGCTTCAGTTGATGGCTCTGAATGTGGAGACTCTCGAG GCAACTGAAATTGGAAAGGCGGTTAGTGGTCTCAAAAAGCATGGATCAAAGCAGATTCGTCATCTTGCTCGAGAGCTTGTCTC AGGTTGGAAAGGCATGGTAGATGAATGGGTCAATGCTACAGCAGCTATTGCCA GCACAAAAACTATGTCAGATTCTGTTAATCCATCTtttgatgatgaagaaggaCTACCATCTCCTCCTCTTGATGAAGCTTTCCTTGCTAATCAAACCACGACAATAGAACTCTCGCAG TTCTTTGACGGCATGGATGATGATGGAA ATCCTCGAAACAACGGGGAATTCACTGAGTACCGTGAAAATGGAAGAAAGCGAGAAGTGGAGAAAGAAAATACTATTAAGCAGAACCAACAATATTCAAATGAGGCAAATGTGCTTCTTAAGGGAAACAAGAATGAACAAGTGAAGAAACGAGAAGTTGTGAAGCCAAATAAGCCCTCAAACACTCACTATGGGCCTGGCAGACCTCCCAAAGTTAGTATGGATCAAAAGCTCAACAGTGAAACAAAGATCGAGCAAAAAACAGATAAGGTTGCCATTCAAAAGAGGCAACACGCTGGTCAGCAAAAT AAATTCAAGTGTTCAGATGAAGTTGCAGTCCAAGTGAAACTCGAAGCCACAAAAAGAAAGCTCCAAGAGCGTTATCAACAGGCTGAGAACG CCAAGAGACAAAGGACGGTACAGGTTATGGAGTTGCATGATCTCCCCAAGCAAgggcttgcgcgtaggaatccacACGGGAGACCTGGAAACCAAAATCGGCATTGGGCTCATGGACGGAGATAA